A section of the Paenibacillus odorifer genome encodes:
- a CDS encoding PTS sugar transporter subunit IIC: protein MAGGAEWRAKIQKVSTKIQKNTYISAISNGLMALMPILILGAIFSLINALKLDPYQNFLESTGLKTYTSIPATVTTDLIALYAVFSIAYNFATQHKQQGFSAGILALMSFLLVTPKGLLDDGVTKAFGYSWLGAKGLFVAIILALLVGKIYTFVLEKKFYIKMPKGVPPTVEKSFAALTPGFIVAVLMLVLTAIFAATKYGNMHEFVFSIIQLPLTSLGGTWWAMLICIFVIHLLWFFGVHGTLVVYSVVGPIWVALGLENLDAYQRGVEGTHIIGSPFFPVYVLIGGAGATLGLIIAMLFAKSTRYKTLGKLAIIPSLIGVNEPVIFGMPLVLNVRFMIPFILTPLVSSGLAILLTTLGILPVLHGIQVPLGIPVLVNGWMNGGWRVSAFQLVMIGASFMIYYPFFKKADAEALEQEQQAEAKAAATAATN from the coding sequence ATGGCAGGCGGCGCAGAATGGAGAGCCAAGATCCAGAAAGTCAGCACGAAAATCCAAAAAAACACCTATATCAGCGCTATTTCCAACGGTCTGATGGCCTTGATGCCAATATTGATTCTGGGCGCTATTTTTTCCCTGATTAATGCACTCAAGCTTGATCCTTATCAGAATTTCCTGGAAAGCACTGGACTCAAAACTTATACTTCGATTCCGGCAACCGTAACCACCGATTTGATCGCACTCTACGCGGTGTTCTCCATCGCTTATAATTTTGCTACCCAACATAAGCAGCAAGGCTTTTCGGCAGGGATTTTGGCGCTGATGAGTTTCTTGCTAGTTACACCAAAAGGTCTGCTGGATGACGGTGTGACCAAAGCATTTGGTTACTCCTGGTTAGGCGCCAAGGGATTGTTTGTGGCAATCATCCTGGCACTGCTGGTAGGTAAGATCTATACCTTTGTATTGGAAAAGAAATTCTATATCAAAATGCCGAAGGGTGTTCCGCCCACGGTCGAGAAATCTTTTGCCGCGCTTACGCCTGGTTTTATCGTAGCGGTTCTGATGCTAGTGCTGACGGCGATTTTCGCCGCAACGAAATATGGCAATATGCACGAGTTTGTCTTCTCGATTATCCAGCTGCCACTGACTAGTCTGGGGGGTACCTGGTGGGCGATGCTGATCTGCATCTTCGTAATTCACCTGCTGTGGTTCTTTGGAGTTCACGGCACCTTGGTAGTCTATTCCGTTGTCGGCCCGATTTGGGTGGCTTTGGGACTTGAGAATCTGGACGCTTACCAAAGAGGTGTGGAAGGTACGCATATCATTGGTTCACCGTTCTTCCCGGTTTATGTACTGATCGGTGGTGCGGGGGCAACGTTAGGTCTCATTATTGCGATGTTGTTCGCCAAATCTACACGTTATAAGACACTTGGTAAACTGGCAATTATCCCAAGTCTGATCGGTGTCAATGAGCCGGTGATTTTCGGGATGCCATTGGTGCTGAATGTTCGGTTTATGATTCCGTTTATCCTGACTCCGCTGGTGAGTAGTGGTCTGGCGATTCTTCTGACGACGCTGGGTATCCTTCCTGTGCTGCACGGGATTCAGGTACCGCTGGGCATTCCGGTGCTGGTTAATGGCTGGATGAACGGGGGCTGGCGCGTAAGTGCGTTCCAGCTGGTTATGATTGGCGCAAGCTTCATGATCTACTATCCATTCTTTAAAAAAGCCGATGCCGAAGCGCTGGAGCAAGAACAGCAGGCTGAAGCTAAAGCGGCAGCAACCGCTGCCACCAATTAA
- a CDS encoding PTS lactose/cellobiose transporter subunit IIA: MDYEQTIMQIIASSGEARSLSLKAVRTARAGNLEEAGEMIKNAKTSLTKAHKVQTGLIQAEGRGEKTEITLLMIHAQDHLMNALTVRELAVELIEEIKERKALELELKGSVN; encoded by the coding sequence ATGGATTATGAACAAACGATTATGCAGATTATTGCCAGCAGCGGAGAGGCTAGAAGCCTTAGCCTAAAAGCGGTAAGAACCGCGCGCGCCGGAAACCTGGAAGAAGCGGGCGAGATGATTAAGAACGCCAAGACCAGCCTGACCAAAGCACACAAAGTGCAAACGGGGCTGATCCAGGCTGAAGGCCGGGGCGAAAAGACAGAAATTACGCTGCTGATGATTCACGCGCAGGATCATTTGATGAATGCCCTGACGGTTAGAGAACTGGCTGTGGAATTGATCGAAGAAATCAAAGAACGCAAAGCACTCGAACTAGAATTGAAAGGATCGGTGAACTAA
- a CDS encoding PTS sugar transporter subunit IIB, which translates to MKKILLACAGGFSTSMLVERMKESARTQGVEVVIDAVAESDIADQKPFDIIMLGPQMGHAEGDLAAEYPNIPVTTIDMMDYGMMDGDKVLATALELMEKGA; encoded by the coding sequence ATGAAAAAAATATTGCTCGCCTGTGCAGGCGGATTCTCGACAAGTATGCTGGTGGAACGGATGAAAGAATCGGCACGGACACAAGGGGTTGAAGTGGTTATTGATGCAGTGGCGGAGAGTGATATCGCCGATCAAAAGCCTTTTGACATCATTATGCTTGGACCACAAATGGGACACGCCGAAGGCGATCTGGCCGCAGAATATCCGAACATTCCAGTAACTACGATCGATATGATGGACTATGGCATGATGGATGGGGACAAGGTGCTGGCTACAGCACTTGAACTGATGGAGAAGGGGGCTTAA
- a CDS encoding amidase, which translates to MIRWNIKDLHNGYLNKEISPVEITKQYLKHAEEINPEMNAYITIAAEEALSTAKSLEKLLMSGGKIGSLFGVPVSIKDNIDTHGIRTTAGSKIEQDRIPERDSIAFSRLRKEEVVLIGKNNMHEFAFGVTSENPHYGTVKNPWNKEHVAGGSSGGSAAAVAAGLSVVSVGSDTGGSVRGPSASNGVVGLKPTRNLIPPQGTKHISWTLDHVGPIAANMTDMAIVTGVLSDDKNLSDQLIEDLRGVKVGVPTSFFNEQLDAELYNLYTTAISQFESLGCDIVEVELPDISDFFDLTLAIAISEAGHIFKQVMSNKSQIALLGEDLKVYIEQMGSFPAYQYIGSMFRRDEYLAAFNEMFESIDLLITPTLPKTPQKIGVKEVLIDSKIEDIFHCMNRFTAVFNIVGYPALALPCGITTKNLPASVQLIAAPNQEGMLMKAGYTYEQNFLHEFYKTRDAICLKTGDLSLSLGDISK; encoded by the coding sequence ATGATACGCTGGAATATAAAAGACCTGCATAACGGATATCTAAATAAAGAAATCTCCCCTGTTGAAATTACTAAGCAATATCTGAAACATGCTGAAGAAATTAATCCTGAAATGAATGCCTATATAACTATTGCTGCGGAAGAGGCGCTTAGCACAGCCAAAAGCTTGGAAAAATTATTGATGAGTGGTGGAAAGATTGGAAGCTTATTCGGAGTTCCGGTCTCTATTAAAGATAATATTGATACACATGGAATTCGAACGACAGCGGGCTCGAAAATTGAACAGGATCGAATTCCTGAGCGTGATTCTATTGCCTTCAGCCGCCTCCGCAAAGAAGAAGTGGTACTCATCGGGAAAAACAACATGCATGAGTTTGCATTTGGGGTAACCTCGGAGAATCCTCATTATGGAACCGTTAAAAATCCATGGAATAAAGAACATGTAGCTGGAGGCTCCAGCGGCGGTTCGGCAGCTGCTGTGGCAGCGGGATTATCAGTTGTATCTGTAGGTTCGGACACTGGGGGATCTGTCAGAGGACCTTCCGCTTCTAATGGCGTTGTTGGCTTGAAGCCTACCAGAAACCTTATTCCGCCACAAGGGACAAAACATATTTCATGGACGCTTGATCATGTTGGACCTATTGCAGCTAATATGACGGACATGGCTATTGTAACAGGCGTGCTCTCGGATGATAAGAACTTGTCCGACCAGCTGATTGAAGATCTTCGAGGTGTAAAAGTAGGGGTTCCAACTTCCTTTTTTAATGAACAATTGGATGCTGAGCTTTATAACCTTTATACCACAGCCATCTCCCAATTCGAAAGTTTAGGTTGTGACATTGTTGAAGTTGAACTTCCAGATATCTCTGACTTTTTCGATCTTACACTAGCTATTGCCATCTCTGAGGCGGGACATATTTTTAAGCAAGTTATGTCGAATAAATCTCAAATTGCACTATTGGGAGAAGATCTAAAAGTCTATATCGAGCAAATGGGGAGTTTTCCTGCTTATCAGTATATTGGGTCCATGTTTAGACGGGATGAGTATCTTGCTGCTTTTAATGAAATGTTCGAATCTATTGATCTGCTGATCACGCCGACATTGCCAAAAACGCCTCAGAAAATTGGGGTTAAAGAAGTGCTTATTGATTCAAAAATAGAAGATATATTTCATTGTATGAATAGGTTCACCGCTGTTTTTAATATTGTCGGTTACCCGGCCCTAGCTTTGCCATGTGGTATAACAACTAAGAACCTTCCTGCCAGTGTGCAACTGATTGCAGCTCCCAATCAGGAGGGCATGCTGATGAAGGCCGGTTATACGTATGAACAAAACTTTCTTCATGAATTTTACAAGACACGTGATGCAATATGTCTAAAGACAGGGGACCTTTCTCTGAGTTTGGGGGATATTAGCAAATAA
- a CDS encoding BglG family transcription antiterminator translates to MREYTIVNILYTRKSPVRMSELIAEVGLSERTLRDVIRALDKTGEANGFGIRMIRGQGYLLEIGDEAKFSSYQEKGMLQLDQVDLDNKQSRQQYLLFYLLQNDGYQSMDNMAEEIGVSRSTIISDLKEVEQRLAAFRLSLKRRAHYGMKIEGEEQDFRKAFSYFILQSGHTLQHTEDFHAFSQDFDAEQLKGFLLQILKEKELKISDVFLDNILTHLFILLYRVSKHNFIVAGQALQGTPEPLYQDIARSIADFISSHYRIKLPADEIDYLALHISGKTIMERMSEETKSHLREGITAILERLDREFLTGFTQDHELREALLLHMFPLLNRLYYNLQLGNPLVEDVYSQYANVFVISFRFAEIVEEQYGFRMSRDEAGYVALHFATHLERMQQRNLEKFKRIAVICSTGGGSAQLIRLKLEAVFPKASVITASITEVEEISSKPVDLILSTVPLATEIKEKPVIHIKQLLDDQEIQRIKEILSLQINRTEPSYKLMDFKDLFRRELFHLSGSDEDYMELLKQRCREIVGNHYAADDFPEQVLLREQKFTTIYKNGVAGPHPMRMSAIRDCISVTVLKKPLIYEGKPVQLIFLINLGPGQLFLHKEISKLLLVLMEKEDSRNRLLNTNSYEQFMNEIENLL, encoded by the coding sequence GTGAGAGAATATACGATTGTTAATATTTTATATACCCGCAAGAGTCCTGTGCGCATGAGTGAGCTGATTGCCGAAGTGGGGTTGTCTGAACGGACTCTCCGTGACGTAATCCGTGCACTCGACAAAACAGGAGAGGCGAATGGTTTTGGTATCCGCATGATCCGCGGCCAGGGTTATCTGCTGGAGATTGGTGATGAAGCCAAATTCAGTAGCTACCAGGAAAAAGGAATGCTGCAGCTGGATCAGGTGGATCTCGATAATAAGCAGTCACGCCAGCAGTATTTGCTATTTTATCTCTTACAGAATGATGGCTATCAGTCTATGGATAACATGGCGGAAGAAATCGGCGTCAGCCGTTCTACCATTATTTCTGATCTGAAGGAAGTAGAGCAGCGACTGGCCGCTTTCCGGCTTAGCTTGAAACGTCGGGCTCATTATGGCATGAAAATCGAGGGGGAAGAGCAAGACTTCCGCAAAGCCTTTTCTTACTTTATCTTGCAATCGGGTCATACGCTGCAGCATACGGAGGATTTTCATGCCTTCAGTCAGGACTTTGATGCTGAGCAGCTTAAGGGATTTCTACTGCAAATCCTCAAGGAAAAAGAACTGAAGATCTCAGATGTGTTTCTGGATAATATCTTGACCCATCTGTTCATTCTTCTATACCGGGTTTCCAAGCACAATTTCATTGTGGCTGGTCAAGCCTTGCAGGGAACACCTGAGCCGCTGTATCAGGATATTGCTAGGAGCATCGCAGATTTTATCTCCTCTCACTACCGGATTAAGCTTCCGGCGGATGAGATTGATTATTTGGCGCTGCACATTTCTGGCAAGACCATTATGGAGCGGATGTCGGAAGAGACCAAATCGCATCTGCGGGAGGGAATTACGGCTATTCTGGAGCGCTTAGACCGCGAGTTCCTCACTGGATTCACTCAAGATCACGAGCTGCGCGAAGCGCTTCTATTGCATATGTTCCCGCTGCTGAACCGGTTGTATTACAATCTTCAGCTCGGCAACCCATTGGTGGAGGATGTTTACAGCCAGTATGCCAATGTGTTCGTCATTTCCTTCCGCTTCGCTGAGATTGTAGAGGAGCAGTACGGGTTTCGGATGTCGCGCGATGAGGCAGGGTATGTCGCGTTGCATTTTGCCACTCATCTGGAACGGATGCAGCAGCGCAATCTGGAGAAGTTCAAGCGGATTGCCGTGATCTGCTCGACGGGAGGGGGCAGTGCCCAGTTAATCCGGCTGAAGCTGGAAGCGGTATTCCCCAAAGCGTCGGTGATCACAGCCTCCATTACGGAGGTGGAGGAGATCAGCAGCAAGCCTGTGGATCTGATTCTCTCTACTGTACCGCTGGCAACAGAGATTAAGGAAAAACCGGTGATCCATATCAAACAGCTGCTGGATGATCAAGAGATTCAGCGGATCAAAGAAATATTGTCTTTGCAGATTAATCGTACAGAACCGTCCTACAAGCTGATGGATTTCAAGGATTTGTTCCGCAGGGAGCTGTTCCATCTGTCTGGTTCGGACGAAGATTACATGGAGCTGTTAAAGCAGCGCTGCCGGGAGATCGTGGGCAATCATTATGCAGCTGACGATTTCCCTGAACAAGTGCTGCTCAGAGAGCAGAAATTCACCACCATTTACAAAAATGGGGTGGCCGGCCCGCATCCGATGCGGATGAGCGCGATCCGCGACTGTATAAGTGTTACCGTGTTGAAGAAACCGCTGATCTATGAGGGTAAGCCGGTCCAGTTGATTTTTCTGATCAATCTGGGTCCGGGGCAGTTGTTCCTGCACAAAGAGATCAGCAAGCTGCTACTGGTTCTAATGGAGAAGGAAGACAGCCGTAACCGGCTGCTAAACACGAATAGTTATGAGCAATTTATGAATGAGATAGAGAACCTACTATAA